The sequence TACATGGAACGTTTATAAAGATAAATAACTTGTTTAAGCTACAGGCCGGCCCGTAGTCATGTTTTTATATCATGTATGGCGAGACATGCTTATAATTTTTTATAATAATTAAACGGTCTATGAATATCAGAAAAATATAATAGCTAATAGAGAATGGCATAAAACAGTATGCATAAAAATTGATGAGTGGGTATTTTTATGATGGATAAGTTCAGTGCAGACAGGTATATCATGGAGCAAAAAATGCTCTCCATAGGTAAAAAATACTATATCAAAGACCAGCATGGCAATAACCTCTTTTTCGCCAGGATGGAGAAATTTAAGCTAAAGCCAAAAATATTCGTATACAACGATGACTCCAGGACCGAGGAGATCCTGGCAATAGCGCCAAGGAACATCATAGACTTTAACGCGACATACGATGTCATAGATTCCAGGACAGGTGAGAGGGTCGGCTCTTTTAGGAGAGATGGCGTAAGAAGCTTATTCCAGAACAAATGGAACATAATGGACGCGAACGGGAATATAATAGGCAGTGCCCAGGAGACAGGCATAATGGCCCTGGTCAGGCGGTTCATCGTCAACTGGAAGCTTGACTTCGAGCTATATTTGAATGGAAGACGCATAGGCAGCCTTACAAGAAGGGTCTCGATCGGCGACAAGTACACGGTCGATGTCTCCGGAGACGGAGAAAAAATACTGGATAGAAGGCTCGCTGTCGCGATGCTGCCATTGCTGGATGCCGGAGAGGACAGGTAGATCCTCCCCTCGATCTTTTTATTATTCACTGCACGATAGCACCGGATAGGAGCTGGCGTGTCTTGTTCTTATGAATATCTTCCAAGGACGACCTTATAGGCTTCTACGTCCCAGTCATAGATCTCCTGGAGCTTTTCGCAAAGAACCTTAGCCAGTTCGGCAGCGCTCATCTTGCGATACTTTTCCTCATATTCGTCGAGGAACTCATGCGTCCAAGTGCCGGTAAGCAAGAACTCCAGCTCACACAGCTTGGCGAGGAGCTCTTTCTTGGTCATGTCACAGCAGCCGGTAGGATAGCATACTTCAGTCTTATCATCAAGGTCTTCTATGCCCCTGATATCCTCTTCCATCAAATGTTCCTGGTTTATGTACATTGTTTGGCTCCTAAAAGTTCGATCGAAAGATCATTTTATATTCGTGGCCGAATCCTCAAGCTCCAGCCCGAGCTTTTCCGTTATCACCCAGAACGCCATCTCAGGCGGTATCGCTCCGAGTTCCGTTATGATAAGATCGATATATTGATGCGGAGTGACATCGAATGCCGGATTCCTTACGATAAGCCCCGGCCATTTGATATGCATCTCCGGGCTCAGTACCTCCGACGGATCCCTCTCCTCTATCTCCACAAGGTCGCCCAGCAGCGTCTTAGGGCTGAACTTATATGTTTCTGCCGCGACTATGAGGTTAACCCTTGCCTCATGGGCCGCTAAAGCGATCTGTGAAGTGCCCACCTTATTGATAAGGCTTCCGTTAACTGTTATCGCATCCGCGCCCACGACGACGATGTCGACATCCTTCATAAAATACCTGACCGCCGAATCCAGTATCAGTGTGGTCGGAACGCCGATCTTTTGCATGATGTCCACCGTGACGTAGCCCTGCTGGCGCGGTCGGGTCTCGGTCGCTATGACGTTAATGTTCTTACCCTGCTTGAACGCGGCCTCTACGATCGCGGCAGCCGCCGAGGAATTACAATGGGTCAGGATCGTGTCCCCGTCCTTGATGCGCTTTGCCCCGATCTGGCCGATCTTTTTGACCGCGTTCTGGGAATTGCTTATGAAGTTATCCGCGTTAGAGATTATTGCTTTCCTGGCATCTTCAACGGTAGCGGCCCGGTATCTCATGACCAGACGAAGTGCGTTCGGCAGTGACACGGCCGTAGGCCTGGTATTATACAAAGTCTCGTACGCGTCGTTCATCCTTCTGTTGAACTCGCCGATGTCATCGGTATCGATAGACGTGGCCTCTTCCTTCAAAGCAAGAGCGGCCGCCCGTGCTATACGTCCGGCACCCCTTATCTCCATGTTCTTTATCTTTTCTGCGGTCTCTGTGAGTATCGTCATACCTTATCCCTGACCTATTAAGATAGATTGTATGATATTGAATATAATTATGTCCGTATCATACAAATACTAGGCTGGTAGACAGTCAAACGAGTTAAAAGGTCCTGTCAGCATATATGTGTTTATTCTACGATGCCGGACAGCACATGGATGTATAGTATATAGAAAAGATAATATAAGAGTACGTTATATCCTGTCCCGGGATAAGACAAATCAATAATTACTGTAAAATAACGCTGACTTTATTCAATAATAAAATGTCTCGTTTTTTCCTGCAAGACGATCCAGGACCTTTACAAGATAATATTTTTGGGCTTATAACAAAGGAGCTAAAACATTGACTTCATTCTATGATTTAAAGATAAGCGAACCGGTCATGAGCGCTTTGGGTAACATGGGCTTCGAAGAGGCTACGCCCATACAGGAGCAGGCAATACCGGCAATATTAGAAGGCAGGGACATTATAGGCCAGGCCCAGACAGGCACAGGAAAGACTGCCGCTTTCGGCATACCATTAGTAGAAAAATGCGATACCTCAAGCGGGCTTATACAGGGTATGATAATAGCCCCCACAAGAGAGCTGGCCATTCAGGTAGCGGAGGAACTGAACCGGATAGGTCAAACAAAAGGGATCCGCTCTCTTCCGATCTATGGCGGCCAGAACATAAAGTGGCAGATGAACGGGCTAAGGAACAAGCCCCATATCATCGTAGGCACCCCGGGACGCCTTGTGGACCATATCTTAAGGCGGAAAACGATCAGTCTCGACCATATTAAAATGGTGGTACTGGACGAGGCGGACGAGATGCTCGACATGGGCTTTATCGAGGACATTGAGACTCTGTTAAAGGAGACCCCCGTCCAGAGGCAAACACTGTTATTCTCTGCGACGATGCCGTCACAGGTCAGGGCCCTGGCACAGAAGTTCATGAAAGACCCTATTAACATAGGCATAACTTCAAAGAAAATCTCCGTACCCCTCATCGCACAAAACTATGTGGAAGTGCATGAAAAGCAAAAGTTCGATGTACTATGCAGGCTGCTTGATATACAGTCACCCGATCTCGCCATCGTGTTCGGCAGGACAAAAAAACGCGTGAACGAGGTATATGAAGGTCTGACCAAGAGAGGATATAGCGCAAGGGAGCTTCACGGCGATATGGACCAGTCAAGGCGAGATAGCGTCATGAGACAGTTCAGGGAGGGCAGCATACAGGTACTTGTCGCGACTGACGTGGCCGCAAGAGGACTTGACATAAGCGGTGTCACGCATGTATATAATTTTGATATACCGCAGGACCCTGAAAGCTATGTTCACCGTATAGGCAGGACGGGCAGGGCAGGAAAAAGCGGCATTGCGATAACTTTCGCCACAGTAAAAGAGAGCAGGCTGTTAAAAGTGATCGAACAGGTATCCGGCCAGAGAATGATAAGGCTCGCAGCTCCGACAATAGACGAAGCGATCGAAGTCCAGCAGAGGATAACAGTAGAGAAACTTGTTCGCGTCATAGAAGAGGAGAACGTCTCAAAATATATCCCGATGGCAGAGATGATCCTGGAGAACCATGATTCGGTGACGATCATAGCAGCCGCTTTGAAAGTACTCACGAAAGAGCCCGACATGACCCCGATAAATTTGACCGAGATAAAGCCGGCAAGATCGAGAAACGTAAAACATCCGAAGCGTGTCGCAGGCGAGGAGACCTTCCGCGAAGATAACTTATGGAGATCGGTCCGTAAGGAACAGTACAGGAAGGGCGAAAAGAAAAGCTATGAGAATAGCGGCGATAAGGCATACGATAAAGGGAAAAAGTCCGACGCGGCGCCTGGAAAAGATAAACATGGAAGCCCCTTTAAAAAATTCCATAAAAGCGTTTCGGACGGGTACAGAGGTAATAAGCCATCCAGCAACGCTAACAATTATAAGCCTGCGAAAAAGTGACAGGGATTGATAAATGAGATGGTAAGGAGTTCGGCACAAACTTTTTTACCAATTATTTACCTATTCAACGAGAGAGGAACGTAAATGTTAAGCTCCTTTGGCACCGGCGCGATGATGATCACAGTTTTCCTGTTGCTTATCGCGATCTATATACTTCTAAGATTTTTGAAAGGCGGAGAGAACAGGGAATACATCGAAATGGACGAGGCGCAGGAAGCCGCCAGGATCTCTCAGATCAAGAAAAAGGAGAAAGAGTTCCTCGATTCATTTACGGGACCTATGCTTGAGGATGGCATCGAGGATCTTGACATGGCCATTGAATCGATAAAGCTTGGAGCGGAGTACTTTGACAACGGGGCTTTTGTCGAGGCGGGCGAAGAATTTGTGGCGGCAAGAAAAAGCACTGACGAGTCGGCTAAAAAGCTGAAGGAAGTCATCGCGATGGTGGAAGACCCGGCCCACACAAATTCAGTTATGGCTAAAAAAGTGCTGGAAGAGTGTAAAATGTTCCGTGAAGGATCGGAACGTATGGAAAAAGCCTGCGACGCCATGCTCGACGGCAATGAAAAAGAAGCGAAAGAGCTTGCGGCGAATAAAGAAAAATTGCTGAAAATGGCCAAAGAATGGACCAGATAAGCTGATCGGATATTTAAAATAAATGACTGTTTTCAAATTGCCGGGTACACAAAGGCAACAAAGGTCCACCAGTTTCCACCACGAAATCTTTGATGAGCGGGTTCTTTCTCATGTTATAAGAATGAAAGAACGTGTCGTACCTACTGGTCTTTGAGATGAAGTTTTTTGGTAGTTCCTGTCGGATGGCAGGTGGACACATAACCTCACAGAAACACGGAAACACAAAAATTTTTATATGATATTTTAAGGGCTCAAAAAGCACTAAGAATTTACTCACCAAACCACAAAGGGCTCCAGTATCACCGTCAACGCACTAAAGTCTCTAACGCACGGCTTAATGCTCGAAGTGCTCTAAGCCACTAACGCTAAAACAAACCCCGAAGATTCTCCAAAAACACTAAATTTTAACTGCACGGTTGACGCTACACGATCGATATATCCCTGTTGATGGATCAGGGGTACACAAACCGGGATATTAAACTTTAGTGGCTTGGAGAATGTTCGGGGTCTTGTTTTAGCGTTAGTGACTTAGAGCACTTCGAGCATTAAGCCGTGCGTTAGAGACTTTAGTGCGTTGACGGTGATACTGGAGCCCTTCGTGATTTTTGTGAGTGAATTTTTGAGATTTCGTGACCTTAAAAAATCATATAAAAATTTTTGTGTTTCCGTGTTTCTGTGAGGTTATGTGTCCACCTGCCATCCGACAGGCACAAGGCCAGAACATCGATCTCAGAACTGATGTTATAGGATAATTTTTAAAAAGACCATCTATAAGTTTTTCATGGGAGCGCACAAAGACGAACAAGGACCACCAGTTTCCACCACGAAGCGCTCAACGGGCACATAGCACCCTTCAGACTGCAGACCATAAAATATTTTTTCATCCTTAAAATCTGAGCAAGACCCCGCTCATCAAAGATTTTGTGGTGAAAAAGTGGACATTTATGTTTGCTTTTATATGTGTTGTGGGGCGAACTTACAAAGCCTTATCAAAATAGTTCAATCCGGAGTGCTTCATGGCACTTCGGTACCGCCTCTTGTCTCGACGTCCACCGTGCCTTTTGATAACACTTCATATTTTATGGACACCCTGGTGCCCGGCGGCACTCTCTTAAGCATGTCCGAGGCAAAAGCAAGGTCCAGCGTTATCTTTAGATGCGTAAGCTCGTACATGGAAAGATTTTCGGGGAACAGTAACCGTTCCGCCACGGACGGCGATGCCTGGAACATCGATACCAGGGAACGGAACCCGGGGGACTGTGAAAGAAGTAATATCAGCGCTTCTCCGGGTTTTGTCGTGCCTTGATATTTACCGGCTATATCCTGGAAATGAGACGTCTTAATGGCCCTCCCAAGTGCCTCTTTTATAAAGCTCTCGTTAACGGCCGAGTGAGAATAATTGGAATAAAGGAAGTTATAGATATCAGGGCTGCGATCTTTAATGATCTTAAATATTGAACGGTAGCCGTCCAGGTTATATGGTAAACGATATAGCGATATGCCGTCAGGGATCGTTCTAACTTCCAGCAACAGGCACAACTGCCTCAACACGGGTAAAAGCTCATCCCCGGAAGTGAAACCCGATAGCCTGTCAGACAGTATATCTTCCGCCGAGACAAAATTGTTCTGACCTGAAAGGTACATGATGAGCCGGGTCACCGGATTAAGGTCTGCTTCCTGCATATTATTGGTCCCTGTTAAATGCTTATATTATATCTTTACTATGTTAACGATAATAAAACATGAGCATGCGTAAAGCTTTATTAACATCGAGACTAACTCTGTTCCGATGGTGCGAAAATATACGGTGGTCGTCTCCACTGGAGACGCGGCAAGTGTCAATATCAGGAATAATCTTTTCAAGCTCAGAGAATGGGAAAAGATCTTTGAGGATGATAATTTTATAATATTCAGGACCGGCGGGTTCGAGCTAGTCCAGATAGATGACTATCACGTTTTTCAGGACGGCATAGACCGCAGGCTGGAGGCTATTGGCTTTAAGCCGGAGACGATCGTTTTTGCGTCAAAGCACCGAAGCAAGGAAAATAAGAAGACGCTCACAGTTCACCATACGGGTAATATCGGGGAGAACAAATTCGGCGGCAGGCCGGGGGAACTATCGACAGCAGCACCGCTTGTCGCCGCGTCCCTGTTGAGGAGCCTGAAGGCCGCGATAACCCCGTTTAACATATCATATGAGGCGACACACCACGGCCCTTCCGACCTTGATACGCCATCGGTATACATAGAGATAGGCAGCACCATGGAGGAGTGGAGCGACCCCGAAGCGGGCGCTGTCATAGCAAAAGCAATACTTGAGATCAATGAGAACACCGACTCGCCAGTATACGTCGGCATAGGGGGGAACCATTACGCGCCCAGAGAGACATCGCTGACGATAGAGACAGGGGCAGGGTTCGGGCATATAATCGCCGACCATGCGATAGGGATCGTTACCAGGGACGTGTTGAGGCAGGCTTTCGAGAGGTCGGGGACCGGGGCGGCATATATCGACAGAAAATCCATACCTAAGGATAAGCGCCAGTGGATAGAGGATACTATAAAGGAGCTCGGGTACGAGATCCATACGGAAACGGAAATAAGAAGCGCCACAGTCATGCCCTGGCTTAAATGCCCGAGGCTTGCGGAGATATCAAAGTCGCGCGGCTTTTCAAAGCATGAGTTCACAGAAAGCATAAAGTCCATGCTATCGGATTGTAAGCCCGGTGAATGCCATTCCTGCCCGTTCGGCTTTATCGAGGAGATCGACGACGATCTGATATCTATGGCGTGGAAAGCCGACAGGGAAGAGATAAAAAAGGCCCTGTCAGGGTTGCCCGCAGTGCATTTTTACTATAGCGACGGCACCCCCTCGGGCACGCTGGCCGGTATGGACAAAACGTCGACAGCGGATGCGGCCTGTAAACTGATCTCCAGGTGCATAGATATACTTAAGTCCAGATACGAGGTCAAATACGATTGCAGAGAAGAGATGCTGTACATAATCGACAGGAAGTTCGACCCGAAAAGAGCCGGGGAGCTGGGCGTGCCCGAGGGCCCCGTGTTCGGAAAGCTGGCCGGCGGCAGCACGGTGAAGATCAATGGTAAGGATATTAC is a genomic window of Methanooceanicella nereidis containing:
- a CDS encoding ribose 1,5-bisphosphate isomerase, yielding MTILTETAEKIKNMEIRGAGRIARAAALALKEEATSIDTDDIGEFNRRMNDAYETLYNTRPTAVSLPNALRLVMRYRAATVEDARKAIISNADNFISNSQNAVKKIGQIGAKRIKDGDTILTHCNSSAAAAIVEAAFKQGKNINVIATETRPRQQGYVTVDIMQKIGVPTTLILDSAVRYFMKDVDIVVVGADAITVNGSLINKVGTSQIALAAHEARVNLIVAAETYKFSPKTLLGDLVEIEERDPSEVLSPEMHIKWPGLIVRNPAFDVTPHQYIDLIITELGAIPPEMAFWVITEKLGLELEDSATNIK
- a CDS encoding DEAD/DEAH box helicase codes for the protein MTSFYDLKISEPVMSALGNMGFEEATPIQEQAIPAILEGRDIIGQAQTGTGKTAAFGIPLVEKCDTSSGLIQGMIIAPTRELAIQVAEELNRIGQTKGIRSLPIYGGQNIKWQMNGLRNKPHIIVGTPGRLVDHILRRKTISLDHIKMVVLDEADEMLDMGFIEDIETLLKETPVQRQTLLFSATMPSQVRALAQKFMKDPINIGITSKKISVPLIAQNYVEVHEKQKFDVLCRLLDIQSPDLAIVFGRTKKRVNEVYEGLTKRGYSARELHGDMDQSRRDSVMRQFREGSIQVLVATDVAARGLDISGVTHVYNFDIPQDPESYVHRIGRTGRAGKSGIAITFATVKESRLLKVIEQVSGQRMIRLAAPTIDEAIEVQQRITVEKLVRVIEEENVSKYIPMAEMILENHDSVTIIAAALKVLTKEPDMTPINLTEIKPARSRNVKHPKRVAGEETFREDNLWRSVRKEQYRKGEKKSYENSGDKAYDKGKKSDAAPGKDKHGSPFKKFHKSVSDGYRGNKPSSNANNYKPAKK